A single genomic interval of Canis lupus dingo isolate Sandy chromosome 6, ASM325472v2, whole genome shotgun sequence harbors:
- the LOC112640649 gene encoding hemoglobin subunit zeta-like, with product MSLTKAERTIILSMWGKISTQADAIGTEALERLFASFPQTKTYFPHFELRAGSAHLRAHGAKVVAALGDAVRSLDDVAGALSRLSELHAYILRVDPVNFKLLSHCLLVTLASHFPADLTADAHAAWDKFLSLVSCVLTEKYR from the exons ATGTCTCTGACCAAGGCCGAGAGGACCATCATCCTGTCCATGTGGGGCAAGATCTCCACCCAGGCGGATGCTATTGGCACCGAGGCCCTGGAGAG GCTCTTCGCCAGCTTCCCGCAGACCAAGACCTACTTCCCGCACTTCGAGCTGCGCGCGGGCTCGGCGCACCTGAGGGCGCACGGCGCCAAGGTGGTGGCCGCGCTGGGCGACGCGGTGCGCAGCCTCGACGACGTGGCGGGCGCCCTGTCCAGGCTGAGCGAGCTGCACGCCTACATCCTGCGCGTGGACCCGGTCAACTtcaag CTGCTGTCCCACTGTCTGCTGGTCACCCTGGCCTCGCACTTCCCCGCCGACCTCACGGCCGACGCCCACGCCGCGTGGGACAAGTTCCTGTCGCTCGTGTCCTGCGTCCTGACCGAGAAGTACCGCTGA
- the HBM gene encoding hemoglobin subunit mu, whose protein sequence is MLSAQERAQVAQVWDLIAGHEAAFGAELLLRLFTVYPSTKTYFPHLGSCADKAQLLSHGRRMLEAVGVAVQHLDNLRAALRPLADLHAQVLRVDPSNFPLLIQCFQVVLASHLQDEFTVEMQAAWDKFLTGVAVVLTEKYR, encoded by the exons ATGCTCAGCGCCCAGGAGCGCGCCCAGGTAGCGCAGGTCTGGGACCTGATCGCGGGCCACGAGGCGGCCTTTGGGGCGGAGCTGCTGCTCAG GCTCTTCACCGTGTACCCCAGCACCAAGACCTACTTCCCGCACCTGGGCTCCTGCGCCGACAAGGCGCAGCTGCTGAGCCACGGGCGGCGCATGCTGGAGGCGGTGGGCGTGGCCGTGCAGCACCTGGACAACCTGCGCGCCGCGCTGAGGCCGCTGGCCGACCTGCACGCCCAGGTGCTGCGCGTGGACCCCTCCAACTTCCCG CTGCTGATCCAGTGTTTCCAGGTGGTGCTGGCCTCCCACCTGCAGGACGAGTTCACCGTGGAGATGCAGGCGGCGTGGGACAAGTTCCTGACGGGCGTGGCGGTGGTGCTGACGGAGAAGTACCGCTGA